One genomic window of Gloeocapsopsis sp. IPPAS B-1203 includes the following:
- a CDS encoding DUF5615 family PIN-like protein gives MTIRFQADADLNHNIVVGVLRQEPSIDFQTALVAKLEGLPDQEVLAIAAKQGRILISHDQRTMPLHFADFITTQTSPGVLIVPKTILISEVIDSLILIWAASTTDEWTNRIIFLPF, from the coding sequence ATGACGATTCGCTTTCAAGCTGATGCGGATCTCAATCATAATATTGTTGTGGGTGTTTTGAGACAAGAACCATCGATCGATTTTCAAACTGCTTTAGTTGCCAAGTTAGAAGGACTCCCCGATCAAGAGGTGTTGGCAATCGCTGCCAAACAAGGACGAATTTTGATATCCCACGATCAACGAACGATGCCGCTGCATTTCGCTGATTTTATCACCACTCAAACCAGCCCAGGAGTTTTAATTGTGCCTAAAACGATCTTGATTTCGGAAGTCATTGACTCTTTGATCCTAATTTGGGCTGCATCCACCACAGACGAGTGGACAAACCGAATTATCTTTTTACCGTTTTAG
- a CDS encoding iron-siderophore ABC transporter substrate-binding protein produces MKISLRRFIYLLLLGVCTASLLVACNNVNNTRGTNYQPQTENCRVVKHTMGETCIPRNPQRVVTLRPDTFVNSWVLGIKPIGSADEIGAPLPQYLQGKVTQVQSVGSYDSPELEKILQLKPDLILSNSYMEAIYGQLSQIAPTVVLDYPWPPLGWKKQLEELAQVLGKEDVSQQLMNDYSQRIEALKQALGVGTASPKENRRRTLKVSVADITEDSRFTAYGEKHYSGTVLKDVGLQRPRSQTGDLFYIENISEETIPDIDGDVLFLVPLDFDQTKLKNLKQKPLWQQLNVVQRNQVYLVGEHWHESDILAINAIIDDLFNYLVNTP; encoded by the coding sequence ATGAAAATCTCTCTACGTCGCTTCATCTATCTACTGCTTTTGGGAGTTTGCACCGCATCACTACTGGTCGCTTGCAACAACGTTAACAATACTCGCGGAACAAATTATCAGCCGCAAACGGAGAATTGCCGCGTTGTGAAACACACGATGGGTGAAACTTGCATTCCCCGCAATCCTCAGCGAGTTGTGACGCTGAGACCTGATACTTTCGTCAATAGCTGGGTATTGGGAATCAAACCTATTGGATCGGCTGATGAAATCGGCGCTCCACTTCCTCAATATCTTCAAGGTAAAGTGACTCAAGTACAGTCTGTTGGTAGCTATGATTCTCCTGAGTTAGAAAAGATTTTGCAACTTAAGCCTGACTTAATTTTATCTAACTCCTACATGGAAGCTATTTATGGACAGTTGTCACAAATTGCGCCTACAGTTGTATTGGACTATCCTTGGCCTCCGCTCGGTTGGAAGAAGCAACTAGAAGAACTGGCGCAGGTATTAGGTAAAGAAGACGTTAGTCAGCAATTGATGAATGATTATTCGCAGCGGATTGAGGCGCTCAAACAAGCTTTGGGCGTTGGCACAGCCTCTCCGAAGGAGAATCGCCGCCGCACTCTTAAGGTATCGGTTGCTGATATAACTGAAGACAGTCGATTTACAGCATACGGAGAAAAGCATTATTCGGGAACGGTTCTTAAAGATGTTGGATTGCAACGTCCGCGATCGCAAACGGGAGATTTGTTCTATATAGAAAATATTTCGGAAGAAACTATTCCTGATATTGATGGCGATGTTCTGTTTCTTGTACCTTTGGATTTTGATCAAACAAAATTGAAGAATTTGAAACAAAAACCCTTATGGCAACAACTCAACGTTGTTCAACGTAATCAAGTTTATTTAGTCGGCGAACATTGGCACGAATCAGATATTTTGGCAATTAATGCGATCATCGATGACTTGTTTAACTATCTCGTCAACACACCTTAA
- a CDS encoding TonB-dependent siderophore receptor, protein MAMSQVWVTVQCVLALSLLGAAINVEIPARAQEVPQLSEEQPATTVEASPVQITGVRVETTEAGLQVVLETASALEVPETRIVGNTLIAEIPNAAVEEFSQIDPIEGIALVRVTSLPDSQVQVAITGTDAPPAVEVRSLTPGLVLAVTLGEADTAEDDAIEILVTGEQEEGYRVPDASVGTRTDTPLRDIPQSIQVIPQQVLEEQQVTTLNEALRNAPGVIQTAPSYYNQFATFTIRGFEAADSTGNFTRNGFNYSFGGGVSGNFANIERIEVLRGPASVLFGRGNPGGTINIVTKQPLAEPFYSVEATIGSYNFYRGAIDLTGPLNDESTIRYRLNASYENADSFVDFLNRENPFLSSAFSFDLGRNTTLTLDAEYNKVNQNDDNALPAIGTVLPNVNGEIPRNRNSGEENTFYGPEVFRVGYNLEHRVNENWLLRNAFYYGHFYNRGRSTYFNRELDPDQRTIQRGTGDQDYKARAYELTTNIVGNFSTGSIQHQLLFGVDLSRLDNYLYKAQYREAAPLDLFNPVYGLSANGAILEESDSAGLTDSLGIYVQNQVTLTENLKLLVGGRFDAFEQTNRDFLNDTEEFQSGNAFSPRVGIVYQPIEPISLYASYSRSFAPSIGRSVDGEQFQPERGTQYEIGVKADINDRISATVALYDLTRSNVTTDDLSSPGFSIQTGEQNSRGIELNVAGEILPGWNMIAGYAYTDARITEDNTFEVGNRLNNVPEHSFNLWTSYELQQGELQGLGLGVGFFFVGDRQGDLDNSFILPSYFRTDAAIFYNRGQFRAALNFRNLFNVAYFESAYDDLNVFPAEPFTVQGTISWEF, encoded by the coding sequence ATGGCGATGAGTCAGGTTTGGGTAACGGTTCAATGCGTATTGGCACTAAGCTTGTTGGGTGCTGCAATCAATGTAGAGATACCAGCCAGGGCGCAGGAAGTACCACAGTTAAGTGAAGAACAACCTGCAACTACTGTCGAAGCCTCGCCGGTGCAAATTACTGGAGTACGGGTAGAGACGACCGAGGCGGGCTTGCAAGTGGTGCTAGAAACAGCAAGCGCTCTAGAAGTCCCTGAAACTCGAATCGTCGGCAACACTCTAATTGCAGAGATTCCGAATGCGGCGGTCGAAGAGTTTTCGCAAATAGATCCAATTGAGGGCATTGCGTTGGTGCGCGTGACAAGTTTGCCAGATAGTCAAGTGCAAGTAGCGATTACAGGAACCGATGCGCCACCTGCTGTGGAAGTGCGATCGCTTACGCCAGGATTGGTGTTGGCGGTGACGTTGGGTGAGGCTGATACAGCAGAAGACGATGCAATTGAAATTTTAGTGACAGGTGAACAAGAGGAAGGTTATCGTGTCCCCGATGCCAGTGTGGGAACCAGAACCGATACACCTTTACGTGATATACCTCAATCGATTCAGGTAATTCCGCAGCAGGTGCTAGAAGAACAGCAAGTGACAACCTTAAATGAAGCACTGCGAAATGCCCCTGGGGTGATTCAAACCGCACCAAGTTACTATAATCAATTTGCCACATTTACAATTCGAGGATTTGAAGCTGCCGACAGTACGGGTAATTTCACCAGGAATGGATTTAATTATTCATTTGGGGGTGGTGTATCAGGAAATTTCGCTAACATCGAACGAATCGAAGTTCTCAGAGGTCCTGCTTCTGTTCTGTTTGGTAGGGGTAATCCTGGCGGTACAATTAACATCGTGACTAAGCAGCCGCTTGCTGAACCCTTTTACTCGGTTGAAGCCACAATCGGTAGCTATAACTTCTACCGAGGCGCGATTGATTTAACAGGTCCACTCAATGATGAAAGCACAATCCGATATCGATTAAACGCATCTTATGAGAATGCAGATAGTTTTGTTGATTTTTTAAATCGAGAGAATCCGTTTTTATCGTCTGCATTCAGTTTTGACCTGGGAAGAAACACAACGCTGACACTCGATGCAGAATATAACAAAGTCAATCAAAACGATGATAATGCGCTTCCGGCAATTGGCACTGTATTACCGAACGTCAACGGCGAGATACCACGTAACCGCAACAGTGGAGAAGAAAACACCTTCTACGGTCCAGAAGTTTTTAGAGTTGGGTATAACTTAGAGCATCGAGTCAATGAAAACTGGTTATTGCGCAATGCCTTTTACTATGGGCATTTTTATAACCGAGGGAGAAGCACATATTTTAATAGAGAACTCGATCCCGATCAACGCACGATACAGCGCGGCACTGGAGACCAGGATTATAAAGCAAGAGCTTATGAACTCACGACAAATATTGTCGGGAACTTCTCAACAGGTTCCATTCAGCATCAACTTTTGTTTGGAGTTGACCTAAGCCGACTTGATAACTATCTGTATAAGGCGCAGTACCGAGAAGCAGCACCGCTTGATCTGTTCAATCCAGTTTATGGATTATCAGCCAATGGTGCAATCTTAGAAGAAAGTGATAGTGCTGGCTTGACGGATTCTTTGGGTATTTATGTTCAAAATCAGGTGACATTAACGGAAAATCTCAAGTTATTGGTGGGCGGACGATTTGATGCTTTTGAGCAGACAAACAGAGATTTCCTCAACGATACCGAAGAATTTCAATCTGGAAATGCCTTTAGTCCGCGTGTGGGCATTGTCTATCAGCCAATTGAGCCGATTTCACTCTATGCCAGCTATAGTCGCTCATTTGCGCCAAGCATTGGTAGATCTGTTGATGGCGAGCAATTTCAGCCAGAACGCGGTACGCAGTATGAGATTGGGGTTAAAGCAGATATTAACGATAGAATTTCTGCAACGGTTGCGCTTTACGATCTGACTCGATCCAATGTCACGACTGACGATCTAAGCAGTCCAGGGTTTTCGATTCAAACAGGCGAACAAAATAGTCGTGGGATTGAATTGAACGTTGCAGGCGAAATTCTTCCTGGATGGAACATGATTGCAGGCTATGCTTATACCGATGCGCGGATTACAGAAGACAACACATTTGAAGTTGGTAATCGTTTGAATAATGTGCCAGAACATAGCTTTAATTTATGGACAAGCTACGAATTGCAACAAGGTGAATTGCAAGGACTAGGTTTGGGAGTAGGGTTTTTCTTTGTGGGCGATCGCCAAGGCGACTTAGACAATTCGTTTATCTTACCAAGCTATTTTCGTACAGATGCAGCTATTTTCTATAATCGCGGACAGTTTAGGGCAGCACTGAACTTTCGGAATTTGTTCAATGTGGCTTATTTTGAATCGGCTTATGATGATTTGAACGTTTTTCCAGCGGAACCGTTTACGGTGCAGGGAACGATTTCATGGGAGTTTTGA
- a CDS encoding AraC family transcriptional regulator translates to MSLDLTAQQVDEILTEAKQDCPPATSIDGLETIHTVPLQLGSGYAQVMELYPDLELCIFHETYKDLTVREIENQHLVQFKVQLSGVEDSSDHVLIDAKRSYIGGSGIQRRLTVFTPRSQPNIGVGIHMQPYLLRQFFAAPTGELPAELKPLVRGDDWQQVFSPKTTEAMRLVVQQIIDCPFLGTTKRVYLQGKVFELMALQLEGVVDTSAMGRLHQQQTASALKPSTIARIYHAAEILRSHLEHPPSQIELAQQVGVGHCTLHKGFRSLFGLTPFAYLTQQRMKQAERLLREPYSTVAEVANRVGYANPAQFAAAFKRHFGITPSDCIRGRKIAF, encoded by the coding sequence ATGAGCCTCGACCTCACTGCACAGCAGGTAGATGAAATCTTAACGGAAGCTAAGCAAGATTGTCCTCCCGCTACCTCGATTGATGGTCTAGAAACGATTCATACTGTGCCGTTGCAGTTGGGTAGTGGCTACGCTCAAGTAATGGAGCTATATCCTGATTTAGAACTGTGTATTTTTCATGAAACCTATAAAGATCTAACAGTTCGAGAGATAGAAAATCAGCATTTAGTGCAGTTCAAAGTGCAGTTATCAGGAGTGGAAGATAGTAGCGATCATGTGTTAATCGATGCCAAGCGCAGCTACATTGGCGGTAGTGGCATTCAACGCCGCCTAACGGTCTTCACGCCGCGATCGCAACCCAATATTGGAGTCGGAATTCATATGCAGCCGTACTTGTTGAGGCAATTTTTTGCAGCACCGACAGGAGAACTCCCCGCCGAATTAAAACCATTGGTGCGAGGAGACGATTGGCAACAAGTATTTTCGCCGAAAACAACCGAAGCAATGCGATTAGTCGTACAGCAGATCATCGACTGTCCATTTTTGGGAACAACCAAGCGGGTGTATTTGCAGGGTAAAGTGTTTGAGTTGATGGCACTTCAGCTAGAAGGCGTTGTGGACACTTCCGCTATGGGGAGGTTGCACCAGCAACAGACAGCATCAGCCCTCAAACCCAGCACGATCGCCCGAATTTATCATGCGGCAGAAATTTTGCGATCGCATCTAGAACATCCCCCTTCACAAATCGAACTCGCGCAGCAAGTAGGAGTTGGTCATTGTACGCTGCATAAAGGGTTTCGCTCGCTGTTTGGACTCACGCCCTTTGCTTATCTCACTCAGCAGCGGATGAAACAGGCTGAACGCTTGTTACGGGAACCTTACTCTACAGTAGCTGAAGTGGCAAATCGTGTCGGCTATGCAAACCCTGCTCAGTTTGCCGCAGCGTTTAAGCGTCACTTTGGGATCACTCCCAGCGATTGCATCCGTGGTAGAAAAATTGCTTTCTGA
- a CDS encoding type II toxin-antitoxin system RelE/ParE family toxin, whose translation MSDSLESLVQLTFTSLFKRRLKGLAKRYRRIQTDIQPVLDNLHLANFIGEQVSGTKYTVYKVRARNSDAQSGKSGGYRLIYQIESPASVILHLIYAKSEQATITAEEIQQLIESYQECKND comes from the coding sequence ATGTCTGATTCTCTTGAATCTCTGGTACAACTTACATTCACGAGTCTGTTCAAACGTCGTCTTAAAGGACTCGCCAAACGCTACCGTCGAATCCAAACAGATATTCAACCTGTCTTGGACAATTTGCATCTGGCTAATTTCATCGGCGAACAAGTTTCAGGGACAAAGTACACTGTCTATAAAGTTCGTGCTAGAAATAGTGATGCTCAATCCGGTAAAAGTGGTGGTTATCGTCTAATTTATCAAATCGAATCTCCTGCGAGTGTCATTCTCCACCTAATTTATGCCAAATCTGAACAAGCCACTATTACTGCCGAAGAAATTCAACAGCTAATTGAGTCATACCAAGAATGTAAAAATGATTAG
- the mfd gene encoding transcription-repair coupling factor translates to MAFFSIVRALGRSPLTTEILAKLERQRVCRLNGIPRLPKGLVASALAQEAQSHLLVVCSTLEDAGRWTAQLEAMGWQTTHFYPTSEASPYEPFDPETEMTWGQMQVLADLIRGNGSSVTGNGQEQSPMAIVATQAALQPHLPPLEAFQPYCLSVTQGMELDLDDFGDKLAQLGYERVPLVETEGQWSRRGDIVDVFPVASELPVRLEWFGDEIEQIREFDPATQRSRSSNGSALDKIDSLVLTPTTFAPIIISALADKKQQVNTYLSPEEQEQFETNHTLEGSRRFLGLAFDKPASLLDYLPENTLIAIDEIEQSQAHSDRWVENAEEQHAALSHLPRIHRAFEESLATASNFRQLHLSELVVEENSAPTAINLASRPVPVTPHQFAKIAETIRTERDRGFSVWLVSAQPSRSVSLLQEHDCPAQFIPNPRDFQAIDKLQISHTPVALKYSGLAELEGFILPTFRLALVTDREFFGQHTLATPSYVRKRRQATSKQVDLNKLRPGDYVVHRNHGVGKFLKLESLTLNKETREYIVIQYADGLLRVAADQLGSLSRFRSTTESPPQLNKMTGKAWANTKNRVRKAIKKLAVDLLKLYAARSQQQGLAYPPDQPWQEELEDSFPYQPTTDQLKAVQDVKRDMQSDRPMDRLVCGDVGFGKTEVAIRAIFKAVTAGKQVALLAPTTILTQQHYHTLKERFAPYPIQVGLLNRFRTAEERRDIQRRLTTGELDVVVGTHQLLGKGVNFRDLGLLVVDEEQRFGVNQKEKIKSLKTQVDVLTLSATPIPRTLYMSLSGIREMSLITTPPPTRRPIKTHLAPYDSDSVRSAIRQELDRGGQVFYVVPRVDGIEETATKLREMIPGGRIAIAHGQMDEGELESTMLTFSNGEADILVCTTIIESGLDIPRVNTILIEDAHRFGLSQLYQLRGRVGRAGIQAHAWLFYPKQRALSDAARQRLRAIQEFTQLGSGYQLAMRDMEIRGVGNLLGAEQSGQMDAIGFDLYMEMLEEAIREIRGQEIPSVDDTQIDLNLTAFIPTDYILDMDQKMSAYRAVAAAKTKEELTQIAAEWSDRYGTIPSGANQLLRVMELKQVAKSLGFSRIKPEGKQHIILETPMEEPAWNLLAANLPEHLRSRFVYSPGKVTVRGLGVLSAHQQLENLIDYLSKMQGALPEPVLT, encoded by the coding sequence ATGGCATTTTTTTCCATTGTTCGTGCTTTGGGGCGATCGCCGCTCACAACAGAAATTTTAGCTAAACTTGAGCGACAGCGCGTCTGTCGTTTAAACGGCATTCCTCGCCTTCCTAAAGGATTGGTGGCTTCAGCTTTGGCACAAGAGGCGCAATCGCATCTTTTGGTTGTGTGTTCCACCCTCGAAGACGCCGGACGCTGGACAGCACAGCTTGAAGCAATGGGCTGGCAAACAACACATTTTTATCCGACTTCTGAAGCTTCTCCCTACGAACCATTTGACCCTGAAACGGAAATGACGTGGGGACAAATGCAAGTTTTAGCAGATTTAATTAGAGGTAATGGGTCATCGGTAACAGGTAATGGGCAAGAACAATCACCAATGGCAATTGTCGCGACTCAGGCGGCGTTGCAACCACATTTACCACCCTTGGAAGCGTTTCAGCCGTATTGTTTGAGCGTGACGCAGGGGATGGAGTTAGATCTAGATGATTTTGGTGACAAACTAGCACAGTTAGGCTACGAACGAGTACCGCTCGTAGAAACTGAAGGACAATGGAGTCGGCGCGGAGATATTGTCGATGTGTTTCCGGTGGCTTCCGAGTTACCCGTGCGTTTAGAGTGGTTCGGGGATGAAATTGAACAAATTCGCGAATTTGACCCAGCTACACAGCGATCGCGTAGTTCTAATGGCAGTGCTTTAGATAAAATCGATTCACTGGTACTCACTCCGACAACTTTTGCACCGATTATCATTTCCGCCTTAGCTGACAAGAAGCAACAAGTCAATACCTACTTATCACCAGAAGAACAAGAACAATTTGAGACAAATCACACTTTAGAAGGTAGCCGTCGCTTCTTAGGTTTAGCCTTTGATAAACCTGCATCTTTACTTGATTATTTGCCTGAAAATACACTCATTGCCATTGACGAAATTGAACAAAGTCAAGCGCATAGCGATCGTTGGGTAGAAAACGCAGAGGAACAGCACGCTGCACTCAGTCATTTACCGCGCATTCATCGTGCTTTTGAGGAATCCCTAGCAACCGCCAGCAACTTTCGCCAACTCCATCTCTCAGAACTTGTCGTAGAAGAAAATTCCGCACCTACAGCCATCAATCTCGCTAGTCGTCCTGTACCCGTAACACCGCATCAATTTGCCAAGATTGCTGAGACAATTCGCACTGAACGCGATCGCGGTTTTTCGGTATGGTTAGTTTCAGCGCAGCCTTCTAGATCTGTTTCGCTATTACAAGAACACGATTGTCCTGCACAGTTTATTCCCAATCCGCGCGACTTTCAAGCAATTGATAAGCTGCAAATATCGCACACGCCGGTCGCTTTGAAGTATTCGGGTTTAGCCGAACTCGAAGGCTTTATTTTACCAACGTTCCGACTCGCACTCGTGACAGATCGCGAGTTTTTCGGTCAGCATACTTTAGCAACACCAAGTTATGTTCGCAAGCGCCGTCAAGCTACATCGAAGCAAGTTGATTTAAATAAGCTACGCCCTGGCGATTATGTTGTCCATCGCAATCATGGTGTTGGAAAGTTTCTCAAACTCGAAAGCTTAACTCTCAATAAAGAAACCCGCGAATATATTGTTATTCAATATGCTGATGGTTTATTGCGCGTCGCCGCCGATCAACTCGGATCGTTATCGCGATTTCGCAGTACAACTGAGTCACCCCCACAATTAAACAAAATGACGGGGAAAGCGTGGGCGAATACTAAAAATCGCGTTCGCAAGGCAATTAAGAAACTTGCTGTTGACTTGCTGAAATTATACGCCGCGCGATCGCAACAACAAGGCTTAGCATATCCCCCCGATCAACCTTGGCAAGAAGAACTTGAAGATTCGTTTCCGTACCAACCGACAACAGATCAGCTAAAAGCGGTACAAGACGTTAAACGCGATATGCAAAGCGATCGCCCGATGGATCGTTTGGTTTGTGGTGATGTCGGTTTTGGGAAAACTGAAGTGGCGATCCGCGCCATTTTTAAAGCTGTCACTGCGGGTAAACAAGTCGCCCTACTTGCACCGACGACGATTCTCACACAGCAGCATTACCACACGCTCAAAGAACGTTTTGCCCCCTACCCAATTCAAGTGGGTTTACTCAATCGCTTCCGCACTGCTGAAGAACGCCGCGATATTCAACGCCGCCTCACTACAGGAGAATTAGATGTTGTTGTGGGTACGCATCAGCTACTCGGTAAAGGTGTAAACTTCCGCGATTTAGGTTTATTAGTAGTAGACGAAGAACAGCGCTTTGGCGTCAATCAAAAAGAGAAAATTAAGTCACTCAAAACGCAAGTTGACGTTTTAACGCTGAGTGCAACTCCGATTCCACGCACTTTATATATGTCGCTGTCAGGAATTCGCGAGATGAGTTTGATTACAACACCACCCCCAACGCGTCGTCCAATTAAAACGCATTTAGCACCGTATGATTCAGACTCGGTACGCAGTGCAATTCGCCAAGAACTCGATCGCGGCGGACAGGTGTTTTATGTTGTTCCGCGTGTGGATGGTATCGAAGAAACGGCGACAAAATTACGGGAAATGATTCCAGGAGGCAGAATTGCGATCGCTCACGGGCAAATGGATGAAGGCGAACTTGAATCAACGATGCTCACGTTTAGCAACGGCGAAGCAGATATTTTAGTTTGTACCACAATTATTGAATCGGGATTAGATATTCCCAGAGTCAACACAATTTTAATTGAAGATGCACACCGTTTTGGATTGTCGCAACTTTACCAGCTACGCGGTCGTGTCGGTCGTGCGGGGATACAAGCCCATGCCTGGTTATTTTACCCGAAGCAACGCGCCTTATCGGATGCAGCACGGCAACGTTTACGCGCAATTCAAGAATTTACGCAACTCGGTTCAGGTTATCAACTGGCGATGCGCGATATGGAAATTCGCGGTGTGGGTAATTTACTCGGTGCAGAGCAATCGGGTCAAATGGATGCAATTGGTTTTGATTTATACATGGAAATGCTCGAAGAAGCAATTCGCGAGATTCGCGGACAAGAAATTCCCAGTGTTGATGATACGCAAATCGACCTCAACCTCACCGCATTTATTCCCACCGACTATATTCTCGATATGGATCAAAAAATGAGTGCCTATCGCGCCGTCGCTGCGGCAAAAACGAAAGAAGAATTAACACAAATAGCAGCAGAGTGGAGCGATCGCTACGGTACGATTCCGAGTGGTGCCAATCAACTGTTGCGGGTGATGGAACTCAAACAAGTTGCTAAATCTTTGGGATTCAGCCGCATTAAACCTGAAGGAAAGCAACACATAATTTTAGAAACTCCAATGGAAGAACCCGCGTGGAATCTACTTGCAGCCAACTTACCCGAACACTTGCGATCGCGTTTTGTCTATTCCCCTGGTAAAGTTACTGTACGCGGTTTAGGTGTCCTCAGCGCTCATCAACAACTCGAAAACCTGATTGACTATTTAAGTAAAATGCAAGGCGCACTGCCCGAACCTGTACTGACATGA
- a CDS encoding hemolysin family protein: protein MNFEILIIFLLIVANGIFAMSEIAVVSSRKARLQQLANEGNAKARAALKLAESPNNFLSTVQVGITLIGVLTGAFGGATIATNLANYLQQIPGLAPYSQAIALAIVVLTITYLSLIIGELVPKRLALHSPERIAANIAMPMRTIAAMVSPAVYFLSASTDFVLRILGIGPSTEPLVTEEEIKVLIEQGTEAGTFEVAEQDMVERVFRLGDRPVSALMTPRPEIVWLDLEDSLEANRHRIIDGGHSRFPVCQGGLDNVLGIVPVSDLLARCLSNQPLDLTVSLRQPVFVPESTRGLKVLEMFKQTGTHIALVVDEYGVIQGLVTLNDILIEIVGDVPSDDNQEEPQAVQREDGSWLLDGMLSIDEFFELFAIKEIPAEHRGSYQTLGGFVITHLGRIPTASDYFEWQGMRIEVVDMDGNRVDKVLAAPMKT from the coding sequence ATGAACTTTGAAATTCTGATCATTTTTCTGCTGATCGTCGCTAATGGCATATTTGCTATGTCAGAAATAGCGGTCGTTTCCTCACGTAAAGCACGGTTGCAACAATTGGCAAATGAAGGTAATGCTAAAGCACGAGCGGCATTAAAACTTGCCGAATCGCCGAATAACTTTTTATCAACAGTGCAGGTGGGAATTACACTGATTGGGGTTCTTACAGGTGCTTTTGGCGGGGCGACGATCGCCACAAATCTCGCAAATTATCTCCAGCAAATTCCTGGGCTTGCGCCGTATAGTCAAGCGATCGCATTAGCTATTGTCGTCTTAACTATTACGTATCTTTCCCTAATTATCGGCGAACTTGTGCCGAAGCGCCTAGCATTACATAGCCCTGAACGAATTGCTGCCAATATTGCAATGCCCATGCGTACGATCGCGGCGATGGTTTCTCCGGCTGTTTATTTTTTGAGTGCTTCGACTGATTTTGTTTTACGTATTTTAGGAATTGGTCCTTCAACTGAACCGCTGGTAACTGAAGAAGAAATTAAAGTTTTAATCGAACAAGGTACTGAGGCGGGAACCTTTGAAGTTGCTGAACAAGATATGGTTGAGCGTGTCTTTCGGCTGGGCGATCGCCCTGTAAGTGCATTGATGACACCTCGTCCTGAGATTGTCTGGCTTGATTTGGAAGACTCTCTTGAAGCAAATCGTCATAGAATTATCGATGGCGGTCACTCGCGCTTTCCTGTATGTCAAGGAGGGCTAGATAACGTTCTGGGAATTGTGCCTGTCAGTGACTTACTTGCCCGTTGCTTGTCAAACCAACCCTTAGATTTAACCGTTTCGCTGCGTCAGCCCGTGTTTGTGCCAGAAAGTACTCGTGGGTTGAAAGTTTTGGAAATGTTTAAGCAAACTGGGACGCATATTGCCCTTGTTGTTGATGAATACGGAGTGATTCAAGGATTAGTCACACTCAATGACATTCTGATTGAAATTGTTGGTGATGTTCCTTCCGACGACAATCAAGAAGAACCCCAAGCCGTACAACGCGAAGATGGTTCTTGGCTGCTGGATGGTATGTTATCAATCGATGAATTCTTTGAACTTTTTGCAATTAAAGAAATCCCTGCAGAACATCGCGGTAGTTATCAAACTTTAGGTGGTTTTGTGATTACCCATCTTGGGCGCATTCCCACAGCTTCTGACTACTTTGAATGGCAAGGGATGCGAATTGAAGTTGTTGATATGGATGGTAATCGCGTTGATAAAGTGCTAGCTGCACCTATGAAAACTTAG
- a CDS encoding Uma2 family endonuclease, protein MLLELKKLSVPPGQHVLFHEVSWQEFELILDELGEHRSARVAYDNGTLEIMTPLPEHEAAKEIIGDLVKALLEELDIEFLTLGSTTYKNQAMLKGIEPDQCFYIQNELAIRGKKRLDLTVDPPPDLALEIDITSRTHPNIYQALGVPELWRFEQGKLQINLLQAGKYIVSPNSMNFPNIPLVEAIPQYLEQSRTAGRNTTMKAFRQWVRVAGDS, encoded by the coding sequence ATGTTATTAGAACTAAAAAAACTAAGCGTTCCGCCAGGACAGCACGTGTTATTTCATGAAGTCAGTTGGCAAGAGTTTGAGCTGATTTTAGATGAGTTAGGAGAACATCGCTCAGCACGAGTTGCTTATGATAATGGGACTTTGGAGATTATGACGCCCCTACCAGAACACGAGGCAGCCAAAGAAATTATTGGCGATTTAGTCAAAGCTCTATTAGAAGAATTAGATATTGAATTCTTAACGCTTGGCTCAACAACTTACAAAAATCAAGCAATGCTTAAAGGTATTGAACCAGATCAATGTTTTTATATTCAAAATGAGCTAGCAATTCGCGGTAAGAAACGCCTTGATTTAACTGTCGATCCTCCACCTGATTTAGCATTAGAAATTGATATTACTTCTCGGACGCATCCAAATATTTATCAAGCACTTGGGGTTCCTGAACTGTGGCGCTTTGAGCAAGGCAAATTACAAATTAATTTACTCCAAGCTGGTAAATATATTGTCTCACCAAACAGCATGAATTTTCCAAACATACCTCTAGTTGAGGCAATTCCTCAATATTTAGAGCAAAGTAGAACTGCGGGGAGAAATACCACAATGAAAGCTTTTCGCCAGTGGGTGAGAGTTGCGGGCGATAGTTAA